The nucleotide sequence TTGGTTGTTTAATATAGAAGAGGTTAAAAAACCCACTTTCTAACTTCCCCACCTACTTACGCAATATTCTCCTTGCATAAGTAAGTGCGAAGCCGAAGAATCTCATCCGTTTACCCTGTATTGTCATTCTGAGGAGGCGTCTTTTTGCCAAGGAAAAATCTCTACGTTCATCCTATGTTGTCATTCTGAGGGCGTAAGAAGTGAAGAATCTCCTCCGTTTGTGTTTTTCATTACTCGAGGGAGCCTTAAGGGGGTATCCTTTTTACCCCATCAAATAAGAGATCCTTCGCTATCGCTCAGGATGACAAAGAAAAGGGAACCAGGATGACAAGAGAAAGGGAACCAGGATGACAGGATGGGAGTCATTCTGACGAGGAGACTTTTGCCGAGGAAGAATCTTGCAGTTTATCCTATGTTGTCATTCTGACGAGCAAACGTAGTGAGCGAGGAAGAATCTCAAATTAAAGAAGGGTATGTTCACCTCCTCGATTAAAAATCCCTTATTCATCAGGGCACTATTTTAATATCAAAGGGGTTAAGACCCCTTTCTAACTTCACCTGTGTTATTCCAAATGAGTTCAGTTGTCAAGGTTCAATTTACATCAATTTTTTCACTACCTGAAAGAAGTGTCTATTAATATATATAATCTTCACTTCGCAAAATTATCACATCTACGATAACCAACAACACTAAATTACAAAATGTCGTTTTCTTCTTAATTTACATTTTATTTTACATATGCTTTAACTTTCACAAAATATCTAATAAACAAATAGCAATTCTTATCCACCGCTAAGATATTTTGACACCCATGCACAGTTTTTAGTCTTTACTTTCTTTTTAACTTTACTGTATAAGTCTTATCATCCATCTTAAGCACCCTTTCAATATCGGCTTCAACTAAATCATTAAGTATCTCTTCAGAAAGCGTTTCATCCTTAATGTAATTTTCAAAGGAGGTTATCGTTTCATCTTTTGGGGAAATGGAAGTAAAGATTCTATCTGCAATATCATAATTTGCTTCCTTTCTTAAGTTCTGGATAGCATGAATTATTTCTCTTGCATGACCTTCTTTTTTCAAATCTTCTGTAAGCGTTGTATCAAGGAACACAAAATTTCCTTGATCAAACAAACCTATATAATTACCTTTCCCTTTTACTTCAACGAAAACATGTGCCCTTGTAAGTTTAACTACAGTATCAGCAACGGTAAATTCATATAAGCCGTTATTTAAAATAGATTCTATCACATTAGGGTCGTTAAGATGTTTTACTATTTCGGGTATTTTGTTGCCGTAAGTTTGCCCAAGTGCTTCAAGATTTGGCTTTAAAAAGATATCTCCGTATTTTCTGTAATCGTCATCAATGACAATCTCTTTCAAATTCAACTCATCCATGAGAACTTGTTCGTTTTCTTTTAACAAATCAATATTTGTTGAAGCGCTTGGTATGATAACAAATTTTTGAAGTGGTTGTCTTACTTTAATTTTTGAAGTCTTCCTCAGGGCTCTTCCCATAGAAGTAATATCAATAACTACTTCCATATCGTTTATGAGTTCTCCATCAATCAAGTCTTCTTTTGGCTTTGGATAATCTGTAAGATGCACACTTTCTGGTATTTCGGGGAAGAAAGGTTTAATAAGCTTGCTATAAAGAGTTTCTGCCATAAAAGGAGTAAAAGGAGCAAGGATGTAGGTAAGTTTTACTAAGACCTCATACAAGGTAATATAGGCAGATATCTTATCTAAATCACGTGCCTCTTTCCAAAATCTACGCCTAGACCTTCGCACATACCAACTTGAAAGATCGTCAACAAATTTCTGAATGTCCTTTGTAAGGGGAGTGATGTCAAACTTTTCAAATTTTTCGTAAATTTCTTTATTGAGATTTTCTACTCTTGCAATAATCCATCTATCGAGAATATGCCTATCTTTTACTTCAATATAGGGAGTATCTTTTGGATTGAATTTGTCAAGATTTGCATACATTGCAAAGAAAGAGTAAACATTTCTTAAAGGTATTATGAATTCCTTTAGTGCATCATTAACAACATTTGGACCAAATCTTCTTGGAAGCCAAGGAAGAGACGCTGTATAAATTGCCCATCTAAAGGCATCTGCACCCTGCACGTTTAGTATTGACCAAGGATCGATAACATTGCCTTTGGATTTACTCATCTTTTGACCCTTCTCATCGAGGATAAGTTCAAGGCAAACAACTGTTTTATACGGTGAAACACCCTTTACAAGTGTTGAAATCGCCATTAAAGAATAAAACCATCCTCTTGTCTGGTCTATTGCTTCGGTGATAAAATCGGCAGGGAAGTTTTTCTCAAACTCTTCAACGTTTTCAAAAGGATAGTGCAATTGGGCAAAAGGCATTGATCCAGAATCAAACCACACATCTATAACTTCGGGCACTCTACTCATAGTGCCTCCACATTTTGGACATTTTAAATGAACTCTATCAACGTATGGCTTATGAAGATCGATAGATTCATCAATATCTTCTATTGCCAATTCTTTCAGTTCTTTA is from Caldisericaceae bacterium and encodes:
- a CDS encoding class I tRNA ligase family protein; this translates as QLVDLGGKLTEGPYKGKFVKDADPLLIEDLKKRGLLFKKELYEHDYPFCWRCGTPLLYYAKGSWFIKMSSLIDQLVKNNESVNWFPESIKHGRFGNWLENINDWALSRERYWGTPLNIWKCEKCGHVEAVGSIKELKELAIEDIDESIDLHKPYVDRVHLKCPKCGGTMSRVPEVIDVWFDSGSMPFAQLHYPFENVEEFEKNFPADFITEAIDQTRGWFYSLMAISTLVKGVSPYKTVVCLELILDEKGQKMSKSKGNVIDPWSILNVQGADAFRWAIYTASLPWLPRRFGPNVVNDALKEFIIPLRNVYSFFAMYANLDKFNPKDTPYIEVKDRHILDRWIIARVENLNKEIYEKFEKFDITPLTKDIQKFVDDLSSWYVRRSRRRFWKEARDLDKISAYITLYEVLVKLTYILAPFTPFMAETLYSKLIKPFFPEIPESVHLTDYPKPKEDLIDGELINDMEVVIDITSMGRALRKTSKIKVRQPLQKFVIIPSASTNIDLLKENEQVLMDELNLKEIVIDDDYRKYGDIFLKPNLEALGQTYGNKIPEIVKHLNDPNVIESILNNGLYEFTVADTVVKLTRAHVFVEVKGKGNYIGLFDQGNFVFLDTTLTEDLKKEGHAREIIHAIQNLRKEANYDIADRIFTSISPKDETITSFENYIKDETLSEEILNDLVEADIERVLKMDDKTYTVKLKRK